Proteins from a genomic interval of Schistocerca cancellata isolate TAMUIC-IGC-003103 chromosome 8, iqSchCanc2.1, whole genome shotgun sequence:
- the LOC126094562 gene encoding vacuolar protein-sorting-associated protein 25: MSIENPNIEFPWQFHFPPFFTLQPHAETRAKQIAAWRSLVLEWYGATRQSKVDVREAGRGPPFANATLNRRFPEEGITAVMEELARTGHAERLDKQGYTWAVHCGRTIDEWADCLLSWARDNGMSGTVCTLYELTHGDDTVSCDFHGLDEDTLVRSVLRLQQRGNAEFMDFDDNRGVKFF, encoded by the exons ATGTCAATTGAAAATCCCAATATTGAGTTTCCATGGCAGTTTCACTTCCCACCATTCTTCACATTGCAACCACATGCAGAGACAAGAGCAAAGCAGATAGCAGCATGGAG GTCACTTGTACTTGAATGGTACGGAGCGACGCGGCAAAGTAAAGTAGACGTGCGTGAAGCAGGGCGAGGTCCACCATTTGCCAATGCCACCCTCAACCGACGGTTTCCCGAAGAGGGCATAACAGCTGTAATGGAAGAACTGGCTCGCACTGGTCATGCGGAACGTCTCGACAAGCAGGGCTATACCTGGGCTGTGCATTGTGGCCGCACTATAGATGAGTGGGCAGACTGCCTTCTGTCTTGGGCACGTGATAACGGCATGAGTGGTACAGTATGTACATTATACGAACTAACGCATGGAGATGATACTGTCAGTTGTGATTTCCATGGTTTGGATGAAGACACACTGGTCCGCTCAGTTCTTCGCCTGCAGCAACGTGGTAATGCTGAATTTATGGATTTTGATGATAACAGAGGAGTGAAATTTTTCTGA